One window of the Flavobacteriaceae bacterium YJPT1-3 genome contains the following:
- the arsS gene encoding arsenosugar biosynthesis radical SAM protein ArsS (Some members of this family are selenoproteins.), which yields MATKSLKKRENELANSNRQLEILSNGIFQNGELPTFARKIDETGQFPLRPKKLEILQINVGYMCNQVCEHCHVDAGPDRKEIMTWETMEQCLEVIRNTGAHTLDLTGGAPEMNPHFRRFVEEASKAGIKDFIVRSNLTIIRANKKYYDLPDFFKKHKVHVVSSMPHWTRGKTDKQRGDGVFDKSIKALQELNERGYGMPGSDLQLDLVYNPNGAYLPGDQASMEKDFKKALLEDFGIQFHQLFAITNLPIARFLDYLLASENYEDYMYQLVEAYNPAAVANVMCTNTISISWDGWLYDCDFNQMLDLKVASKVKHISEYNEDLLNDRNIVISQHCYGCTAGAGSSCQGSVA from the coding sequence ATGGCGACAAAGTCCCTAAAGAAAAGAGAAAATGAATTGGCGAACAGCAATAGGCAATTAGAGATCCTCTCTAACGGCATCTTCCAGAACGGGGAGTTGCCCACCTTTGCGAGAAAGATAGACGAAACGGGACAATTTCCATTACGGCCTAAAAAGCTGGAAATTCTTCAGATCAACGTAGGCTATATGTGCAATCAGGTTTGCGAGCACTGTCATGTGGATGCCGGTCCCGATCGTAAAGAGATCATGACCTGGGAAACCATGGAGCAATGCCTGGAGGTCATTCGTAACACCGGAGCGCACACCCTCGATCTGACCGGTGGCGCCCCTGAGATGAATCCTCATTTCAGACGCTTTGTGGAGGAAGCTTCTAAAGCCGGAATTAAAGACTTTATCGTACGTAGTAATCTGACGATCATCAGAGCCAATAAAAAATACTACGATCTGCCTGATTTCTTTAAGAAACATAAGGTACACGTCGTAAGCTCCATGCCGCATTGGACTCGCGGCAAAACAGACAAACAAAGAGGCGACGGTGTTTTCGATAAATCGATCAAAGCCCTGCAGGAACTGAATGAACGGGGGTACGGTATGCCCGGAAGCGATCTCCAACTCGACCTGGTCTATAATCCAAACGGAGCCTATCTCCCGGGAGATCAGGCCAGCATGGAAAAGGATTTCAAAAAGGCCTTATTGGAAGATTTTGGAATTCAATTCCACCAGTTATTCGCCATTACCAACTTACCCATCGCAAGATTCTTAGACTACCTGCTGGCATCGGAGAATTATGAAGATTATATGTATCAATTGGTGGAGGCTTACAATCCAGCCGCCGTGGCCAACGTGATGTGCACCAATACCATTTCGATCAGCTGGGACGGCTGGTTGTACGATTGCGACTTTAATCAAATGCTGGATCTTAAAGTGGCCAGCAAAGTCAAACACATTTCAGAATACAATGAGGATCTGCTCAATGACCGAAATATCGTAATCTCTCAACATTGCTACGGCTGCACCGCCGGAGCAGGAAGTAGTTGTCAAGGATCAGTTGCCTAG
- the glpK gene encoding glycerol kinase GlpK: protein MNKKYVIAFDQGTTSTRAILFNLQGEIVQIAQKELRQFYPKSGWVEHDPVMIYQDQQEVFEEIMLQSGVHPEEVAGIGITNQRETTVVWDRKTGDPIFNAIVWLDKRTIGICEDLKAKDLERYVRKNTGLVIDSYFSATKLRWILDHVDGAQQRAEAGELLFGTIDSWLIYNFTNGTKHVTDHSNASRTMIYNIVNQQWDEELLQEMNLPKSLLPTVQASSSHFGDVEYKGTKIPIYGVAGDQQASLFGQGGHHTGTAKNTYGTGCFMLLNTGKKPSFSKNGLLTTLCASLDGEPVKYALEGSVFVGGASIQWLRDSLKLISKASETEAICKSIPPLEDLYVVPAFSGLGAPYWDTKAKGAIYGLTFNTGREEIIKATVEALALQVKDVIDAMQEDSGKQMKTLKVDGGACANNYLMQFQADILDAEVDRPKMLEVTALGAALLAGIKAGVWSLDDIARVREAEQIFQPNMDVRLRNQKAEGWKQAIERTRSDFAEAQEKEKKSLRFSVLDRKRMIKKAKKKKFDLVIIGGGVTGSGIALDAASRGLSVCLVEKNDFASGTSNKSTKLIHGGLRYLKQFEIGLVKESGSERAVVHKLAPHLVVPEKMLLPLIEGGQYGKMMTSIGLKVYDLLANVEGDDRRKMLSKEETLEKEPLLEESTLLGGGYYAEYRTDDARLTVELLKKAAAFGAICLNYCEMEDFVYDRKGQITQLRCRDHNSDKTFEIEGRSFVSATGPWVDKLRKKNASMNKKYLHLTKGVHIVFPQEKLPVKQSLYFDVPDGRMIFAIPRGRVTYVGTTDTNYNGNLDRVVATEADAKYLLNAINETFPDINLSIEDIESNWAGLRPLIHEEEKDPSELSRKDETFISDSGLISIAGGKLTGYRKMAQRVIEVVLKQLSKKRRERVEKSVTEHLSLTSHAFRNSKEVDQYRKELAQRLQDLGIADDYVAWYLVATYGKQSEIILKKINYFLNEDMMERLIRAELWYAVHSEMANSLADFFIRRTGRLYFDVDSVSRYLEVVLQDFVKYLDWDDERIAFERSKMNELLYDATHFYEKELN, encoded by the coding sequence ATGAACAAGAAATACGTAATAGCTTTTGATCAGGGAACCACCAGTACCCGAGCGATATTATTTAATCTTCAAGGAGAGATTGTACAGATCGCTCAAAAGGAACTGCGTCAATTTTACCCCAAATCGGGTTGGGTAGAGCATGATCCCGTCATGATCTATCAGGACCAGCAGGAGGTGTTTGAGGAAATCATGCTACAATCAGGAGTTCACCCGGAGGAAGTGGCCGGAATTGGAATCACTAATCAGCGGGAAACCACGGTGGTCTGGGACCGCAAGACCGGAGATCCGATATTCAATGCGATCGTCTGGCTGGATAAACGCACGATCGGTATTTGTGAAGACCTAAAGGCTAAAGACCTGGAGCGGTACGTGCGTAAAAACACCGGACTGGTAATTGATAGTTATTTTTCGGCTACCAAGTTGCGCTGGATACTTGATCATGTAGATGGTGCGCAACAACGGGCTGAGGCAGGCGAACTTTTATTTGGTACTATTGATAGCTGGTTGATTTACAATTTCACCAACGGGACTAAGCATGTAACCGACCATTCCAATGCCAGTCGGACCATGATTTACAATATTGTCAATCAGCAATGGGATGAAGAATTGTTGCAGGAAATGAACCTTCCTAAAAGTCTGTTGCCTACGGTTCAGGCTTCTTCCTCGCATTTTGGTGATGTTGAATACAAGGGCACAAAGATTCCAATCTACGGGGTGGCAGGCGACCAGCAAGCGTCTTTATTTGGGCAAGGGGGTCATCATACCGGAACGGCCAAAAATACCTACGGGACCGGATGCTTTATGCTGTTAAATACTGGAAAAAAGCCGTCTTTTTCAAAGAACGGTTTATTGACCACCCTTTGTGCGTCTTTAGATGGAGAGCCTGTGAAATATGCGCTGGAGGGAAGCGTTTTTGTAGGAGGTGCCTCTATACAGTGGCTTCGAGATTCTTTAAAGCTTATCTCCAAGGCTAGTGAAACAGAAGCGATCTGCAAGAGTATACCCCCTTTGGAAGATCTCTACGTGGTTCCCGCCTTTTCCGGGCTTGGAGCGCCCTATTGGGACACCAAAGCCAAAGGCGCTATCTATGGACTCACCTTTAACACCGGTAGAGAAGAAATTATCAAGGCTACCGTAGAGGCTTTGGCCTTGCAGGTAAAGGATGTGATTGACGCTATGCAAGAGGACAGCGGTAAACAAATGAAGACTTTGAAAGTAGATGGTGGAGCTTGCGCTAACAATTATTTGATGCAATTTCAGGCAGACATACTCGATGCCGAGGTGGATCGTCCAAAAATGCTTGAAGTGACCGCCCTGGGGGCGGCCTTATTGGCCGGTATCAAGGCAGGGGTTTGGAGTCTTGACGATATCGCCAGGGTGCGGGAGGCAGAACAAATTTTTCAGCCGAATATGGACGTTCGATTACGCAATCAAAAGGCGGAAGGCTGGAAACAAGCCATTGAGCGTACCCGTTCTGATTTCGCAGAAGCACAAGAAAAAGAAAAGAAAAGCCTTCGGTTCTCCGTACTCGATCGGAAGCGCATGATCAAAAAGGCTAAAAAGAAGAAGTTTGATTTGGTGATCATTGGAGGTGGGGTGACCGGTTCAGGGATCGCTCTAGATGCCGCCTCTCGCGGACTCTCCGTTTGCTTGGTAGAAAAGAATGATTTTGCGTCCGGAACCAGCAATAAATCCACTAAGTTGATTCACGGCGGCTTGCGTTACCTTAAGCAGTTTGAAATTGGCCTGGTCAAAGAATCCGGCTCAGAGCGTGCCGTGGTTCATAAATTGGCACCCCATCTGGTCGTTCCAGAGAAAATGTTATTGCCTTTGATCGAAGGTGGTCAATATGGAAAAATGATGACCAGTATTGGTCTCAAAGTATATGACTTACTGGCCAACGTAGAAGGGGATGATCGCAGGAAGATGCTCAGCAAAGAAGAGACACTGGAAAAAGAGCCCTTACTGGAAGAAAGTACCTTACTGGGCGGAGGTTATTATGCCGAATACCGTACCGATGATGCCCGGCTCACCGTGGAACTCTTGAAGAAAGCAGCTGCCTTTGGTGCCATTTGTCTGAACTATTGCGAAATGGAAGATTTCGTTTACGATCGCAAGGGACAAATTACTCAGCTAAGATGTCGCGATCATAATAGTGATAAAACCTTTGAGATTGAAGGTCGATCTTTTGTTTCAGCTACCGGACCCTGGGTGGATAAATTGCGTAAAAAGAATGCATCGATGAACAAGAAGTATTTACACCTGACCAAGGGTGTTCATATCGTTTTTCCACAGGAGAAATTACCGGTGAAACAGTCCCTGTATTTTGATGTACCGGACGGTCGAATGATCTTTGCAATTCCCCGCGGTCGGGTTACCTATGTGGGCACTACTGACACCAATTACAATGGTAATCTAGATCGGGTAGTGGCTACCGAGGCAGACGCTAAATACCTGCTAAACGCTATTAACGAAACTTTTCCCGATATCAACTTATCGATAGAGGATATTGAATCAAACTGGGCGGGCTTGCGTCCGCTGATCCACGAGGAAGAGAAAGATCCGAGTGAGCTTTCGCGAAAGGATGAGACCTTCATTAGTGATAGTGGATTGATCTCCATTGCCGGAGGTAAGTTAACCGGGTATCGTAAAATGGCGCAACGGGTAATAGAAGTGGTTCTGAAACAATTGAGTAAGAAACGTCGCGAGCGGGTGGAGAAATCGGTTACCGAACATTTGAGCCTGACCTCCCATGCTTTTCGCAATTCTAAGGAGGTAGATCAGTATAGAAAGGAATTGGCTCAGCGCCTGCAGGATCTGGGTATTGCTGATGATTATGTGGCCTGGTATCTGGTCGCGACCTATGGTAAGCAAAGCGAGATCATTTTAAAGAAGATCAATTATTTCCTGAATGAGGATATGATGGAACGATTGATCCGTGCCGAATTATGGTACGCAGTACATTCAGAAATGGCCAATAGTCTCGCCGACTTTTTCATTCGTCGTACCGGGCGTTTGTATTTTGATGTCGACAGTGTAAGTCGTTATCTAGAAGTGGTCTTACAAGACTTTGTTAAATATCTGGACTGGGATGATGAACGAATTGCTTTTGAACGCAGTAAGATGAATGAACTTTTATATGACGCCACTCATTTCTACGAAAAGGAGCTGAATTGA
- a CDS encoding DUF2064 domain-containing protein gives MSAKTAILLFAQSAEEEVKYKPFQRAKPLFEALNEQALKVVQSTKLPYFWITEAEQEGNHFGERFTQALSHVFDQGYDQVIAIGNDCPHLTANHLLQGKDALDQKQVVIGPSGDGGFYLLGINREVFNPAQYAQLPWQTAGLSRALLQLLSKTGQPVAFLEQLWDLDGPQDVQDILQAVKPLAQKMRSLLKCLARKVLLQDSASVKLAAKGTYSFPFSRGSPVLIST, from the coding sequence ATGAGTGCGAAAACTGCCATACTATTATTTGCCCAAAGCGCTGAGGAAGAAGTAAAATACAAGCCTTTCCAACGGGCGAAGCCCTTATTTGAAGCTCTGAATGAACAGGCGTTAAAAGTAGTTCAAAGTACAAAACTGCCCTACTTCTGGATTACCGAAGCCGAACAAGAGGGCAACCACTTTGGAGAACGTTTTACTCAGGCGCTATCCCATGTATTCGATCAGGGTTACGATCAAGTCATCGCCATTGGTAATGACTGTCCGCATTTGACTGCAAACCACCTGCTTCAAGGGAAAGATGCTTTGGATCAAAAACAAGTGGTGATTGGTCCATCCGGAGATGGCGGCTTCTACTTATTGGGCATAAACCGTGAGGTATTTAATCCCGCCCAGTACGCCCAACTGCCCTGGCAAACTGCCGGACTTAGCCGTGCCTTGCTCCAGCTTCTCTCTAAGACAGGGCAGCCTGTAGCTTTTCTCGAGCAACTGTGGGATTTGGATGGTCCTCAAGATGTACAGGACATCCTTCAAGCAGTTAAGCCTTTAGCTCAAAAAATGCGTTCCTTATTAAAGTGCTTAGCGCGAAAAGTACTCCTACAGGATTCCGCTAGCGTAAAACTTGCTGCTAAGGGTACCTATAGCTTTCCATTTTCAAGAGGCTCCCCTGTATTGATCAGTACTTAA
- a CDS encoding galactose mutarotase: MITSYPFGTTSSGQEVTCYIFRYPSGMEIHLLDYGLTIHKLLIPQEDGKFRDVVLGFDELSSYEQTHPYFGCIIGRYANRIKEGQFEWKGEQFRLSRNDGSNHLHGGPQGFHRQLWTLHEKLEEGLVFTYTSPDGEEGFPGDLQVEVRIQMTADNRIRFDHFASTTKDTPVNLTRHEYWNLDQRSGKSIEDHQVSIRAEHYLEVDKEGIPTGAIKRVDEMMNFTSLKAINTGRKEGYDHNYVIKQDALEVPIARITKPDHSITMQLFSNSPGLQFFTANNLGSWEGKYGALADRSPGLCLEPQHFPDAPNHPNFPGPFLLEGDTFHQIIIYAFEF, translated from the coding sequence TTGATTACAAGTTACCCTTTTGGTACCACAAGCTCCGGACAGGAAGTCACCTGCTACATCTTTCGCTATCCGTCCGGCATGGAAATTCACCTTTTAGACTACGGACTTACGATCCATAAACTGTTGATTCCTCAAGAGGATGGTAAGTTTCGTGATGTGGTTCTTGGTTTTGATGAATTGAGTTCATATGAGCAAACCCATCCTTATTTTGGTTGTATCATAGGGCGCTATGCCAATCGCATTAAGGAAGGTCAATTTGAATGGAAGGGTGAGCAGTTTAGGCTTTCGCGAAATGATGGTTCGAACCACTTGCATGGAGGCCCACAAGGTTTTCATCGTCAGCTATGGACCTTGCACGAAAAACTGGAAGAAGGCTTAGTTTTTACCTATACAAGTCCGGATGGGGAAGAGGGTTTTCCAGGAGATTTACAAGTGGAGGTGCGTATTCAAATGACCGCAGACAATCGCATTCGCTTTGATCATTTCGCAAGCACAACTAAGGATACTCCTGTGAATCTAACCCGACATGAATACTGGAATCTGGATCAGCGGTCCGGAAAATCTATAGAGGACCATCAGGTTAGCATTCGGGCAGAGCATTATCTGGAGGTCGATAAGGAAGGGATCCCCACGGGGGCCATTAAACGAGTGGATGAAATGATGAATTTTACCAGCCTAAAGGCAATTAATACAGGAAGAAAAGAAGGCTATGATCACAACTACGTGATCAAGCAGGATGCGCTAGAAGTTCCGATAGCGCGTATAACGAAGCCAGACCACTCAATCACGATGCAGCTTTTTAGTAATTCGCCCGGGCTGCAATTTTTTACCGCCAACAACTTAGGCAGCTGGGAAGGGAAATACGGCGCCCTGGCTGATCGCTCCCCCGGATTGTGCCTGGAACCACAGCATTTCCCGGATGCGCCTAATCATCCAAATTTTCCCGGTCCATTCTTGCTGGAGGGAGACACCTTTCACCAAATAATTATTTATGCCTTTGAATTTTAA
- a CDS encoding amidohydrolase, translated as MKKIFILLLMVSLSLNAAGQKMSAAKKAAITSVEKHKAELIRISDEIWALAETAFDEKQSSKILADYAESQGFTVERGVAGIPTAFVASYGSGSPVISVLGEFDALPGISQKAQPTKEPLNEGAAGHGCGHNLFGAGSLGAAIAIKELIEAGKIKGTVKFMGTPSEEKYFGKIWMVREGLWDGVDVNMSWHPAASTEADVQSSLALVDFKIEFYGQAAHASADPWNGRSASDALELYTTGVNYYREHVKPTVRMHYHIQDGGQVVNVVPDYARLWMRVRDTKREGMMPVYERLQKMAEGAAIMANVDYKVSLISGIYEVLVNRTGGEAMQKNLELLGPIEYTEEEVAFGKKIQEVTGKKQVGMDSAIKPLEATKEHPGGGSTDVGDVSWNVPNINLGVTTAPKDTPWHSWAVVACGGMSIGHKGMAYASKAMAMTMVDLYENPKLVEEVKKEYKERKGDATYEAIVPDGPPPIDAGN; from the coding sequence ATGAAAAAAATTTTTATTCTCCTATTGATGGTCAGTCTCAGCTTGAATGCTGCTGGACAGAAAATGAGTGCTGCCAAAAAAGCCGCGATCACTTCGGTGGAAAAGCACAAAGCAGAACTTATTCGTATTTCTGACGAGATCTGGGCGCTTGCGGAAACTGCTTTTGACGAGAAACAATCCAGTAAAATTCTGGCCGATTATGCCGAATCTCAAGGTTTTACTGTAGAACGCGGAGTTGCCGGAATCCCCACGGCATTTGTCGCCTCTTACGGAAGCGGATCTCCAGTAATCAGTGTACTTGGCGAGTTTGATGCCCTGCCCGGAATCTCTCAAAAAGCACAACCTACCAAAGAGCCGCTCAACGAGGGAGCTGCTGGTCATGGTTGTGGACATAATTTATTTGGAGCGGGTAGCCTCGGAGCGGCTATTGCCATTAAAGAATTGATCGAAGCTGGAAAAATAAAAGGCACGGTTAAGTTTATGGGTACCCCTAGTGAAGAAAAGTACTTTGGAAAAATCTGGATGGTACGCGAAGGCCTCTGGGATGGTGTTGATGTCAATATGAGTTGGCATCCGGCTGCCAGCACTGAGGCGGATGTACAAAGTTCTCTGGCTCTTGTTGATTTTAAAATTGAATTTTATGGTCAGGCCGCACACGCCAGCGCAGACCCGTGGAATGGCAGAAGCGCCTCAGATGCCTTAGAGCTCTACACGACTGGGGTCAATTATTATCGCGAACATGTAAAGCCAACCGTACGTATGCACTACCACATCCAGGATGGTGGACAAGTCGTCAATGTAGTACCGGACTACGCCCGATTATGGATGCGGGTGCGAGATACCAAACGTGAAGGCATGATGCCCGTGTACGAACGCCTACAAAAAATGGCAGAAGGCGCAGCCATCATGGCCAATGTCGACTACAAAGTATCCCTAATTTCCGGAATCTACGAAGTTTTGGTCAATCGCACCGGAGGAGAAGCCATGCAAAAAAACTTAGAACTATTAGGTCCCATTGAATATACCGAAGAAGAGGTTGCATTTGGCAAGAAAATACAGGAAGTGACGGGTAAAAAGCAAGTCGGAATGGACAGTGCCATAAAGCCCCTTGAAGCGACCAAAGAACACCCGGGCGGTGGAAGTACAGACGTGGGAGATGTAAGTTGGAACGTACCCAATATCAATTTGGGCGTAACCACAGCACCCAAAGACACCCCCTGGCACTCCTGGGCTGTGGTGGCCTGTGGCGGCATGTCGATTGGTCATAAAGGAATGGCGTACGCCAGTAAAGCGATGGCTATGACCATGGTCGACCTTTATGAGAATCCTAAACTGGTAGAAGAAGTTAAAAAAGAATATAAGGAGCGAAAAGGCGATGCTACCTATGAGGCCATAGTGCCTGATGGACCACCGCCCATTGATGCAGGAAATTAA
- a CDS encoding arsenosugar biosynthesis-associated peroxidase-like protein, with product MANNYYDPADLRKFGKITDWSEELGTKFFDYYGHVFEEGALSAREKALIALAVAHTEQCPYCIDAYTKDSLQRGVTKEEMMEAVHVGAAIKSGATLVHATMMMNKVNKLEM from the coding sequence ATGGCAAACAATTATTACGATCCTGCCGATCTTCGAAAATTTGGAAAGATCACAGATTGGAGTGAAGAACTGGGCACTAAATTTTTTGATTATTACGGTCATGTCTTTGAAGAAGGGGCTCTTTCTGCCCGAGAGAAGGCACTAATTGCATTAGCTGTTGCCCATACTGAACAATGTCCTTATTGCATTGACGCCTATACCAAGGACAGCCTGCAACGTGGAGTCACCAAAGAGGAAATGATGGAAGCGGTACATGTTGGGGCTGCCATAAAAAGTGGAGCGACCTTAGTTCACGCAACCATGATGATGAATAAGGTGAATAAACTTGAGATGTGA
- a CDS encoding SusC/RagA family TonB-linked outer membrane protein, with product MKYLFTGLFLLYTGLAFAQITITGVVRNAETQETIPFVNVIAKSGAATVTNDEGQFTINLENDQQTITFSSLGFTPQSVVPGANRVLNITLTESTTDLDQVVVTALGLKRETRELGYAVQSIDAEEIADVKAVNFLDNLAGKLAGVRIAQGATGVGSSTQITIRGEASFSNNNPLFVIDGVPVNNNTVFNFTNEAAAGFQEIDFGNGAMEVNPDDVASVTVLKGPSAAALYGTRASNGVIVIETKNGTRSPGLGISINSSVFFDSAFRLPDFQNEFGQGNSGEFAFVDGLGGGINDNITYSWGPRLDSGLLIAQFDSPVTLADGTVVRGGDTALYSGIPISPTPFISHPDNLKDFYRTGVTTINSVAIGDAFSGTSSGNYRLAFTDLRSESIIPGVNLDRQTVAAKLQFRPNTKTSFKASINYVYSTSDNRPSNGYGSENVNYSLVAWGPRSLNINNLRNYWQPGLEGIQQYSFNYTFFDNPYFILYENRNSFQRDRVFGNLSVKHQFNDHLSLALRTGMDYSSETRQLRRAFSSNRFRNGGYAEHDVFYREINTDFLLNYNRQLGDFSLDLSLGGNRFDQTASTKQAQTVNLAQPGIFNLNNAASPIDVFQFESRKRINSFYGLAKLGYKNFLFLDLTGRNDWSSALATPFSLDGTSFFYPSASLSFIASEVMALPQAISFAQLRASVAQVGNDTNAYQTSGAFVAQTPFNGQPTFSNQDFIPNSNLLPEQTTAFEVGTDLRFFKDQLRFDFTYYNALTEDQIISLPIPISSGYEQQVVNGGAVRTTGVELVIGSTPLISADFRWNSTINFSTTRSVVEELPQSDGRLTLAYSRIYDSANQTVWFQVEEGGQLGDLYGTGYLRNENGDFIIDENGRFIADNTLRKLGNYTPDFLLGWNNEFHYQNWSLSFLFDWRQGGEIVSRTRALGNVGGQLAETRFRPEEGIIANGVVNQGTTENPVFVPNNTAVTAESYYRQFYDRNHEENNVYDASYLKLRQFQLGYSFELPKGFIGLKEGMDVNLAFIGRNLFAITENPHFDPEQLAVQGQGFVSGVEDMSYATSRSIGFKAGFNF from the coding sequence ATGAAATACCTTTTTACCGGGCTCTTCCTGCTTTATACAGGACTAGCCTTCGCACAAATTACGATCACCGGGGTCGTACGCAATGCAGAAACCCAGGAAACGATTCCTTTTGTCAATGTAATTGCCAAATCCGGTGCAGCAACTGTTACCAATGATGAAGGGCAATTCACCATCAATCTCGAAAACGACCAGCAAACCATTACCTTCTCTTCGCTCGGATTCACTCCTCAATCGGTGGTCCCTGGTGCAAATCGGGTACTGAATATTACTTTGACTGAATCAACCACAGACCTGGATCAGGTGGTGGTCACTGCACTCGGCCTCAAACGAGAGACCCGGGAACTTGGATACGCCGTACAGAGTATCGATGCTGAAGAGATCGCCGATGTCAAAGCCGTGAATTTCCTGGATAATCTGGCTGGGAAACTGGCTGGAGTCCGTATCGCTCAGGGAGCGACCGGAGTAGGCTCTTCCACGCAGATCACTATCCGAGGAGAGGCCTCCTTCTCCAACAATAATCCCTTATTCGTTATTGACGGTGTGCCCGTCAACAACAACACCGTGTTTAATTTTACCAATGAAGCCGCTGCAGGTTTTCAAGAGATCGATTTTGGAAATGGCGCTATGGAGGTCAATCCGGATGATGTTGCCTCGGTCACCGTTCTTAAAGGCCCTAGTGCTGCAGCCCTCTACGGAACACGTGCTTCCAATGGAGTGATCGTGATCGAGACTAAAAACGGTACGCGCAGTCCGGGACTGGGGATCAGCATCAACAGTTCCGTATTCTTTGACTCCGCTTTTCGTCTTCCTGATTTTCAAAATGAATTCGGCCAGGGAAATAGTGGGGAGTTCGCCTTTGTTGACGGTCTGGGTGGAGGAATTAATGACAACATCACCTATTCCTGGGGTCCCCGACTCGATTCAGGATTACTCATTGCGCAATTTGACAGTCCGGTAACCCTAGCTGATGGTACGGTTGTCCGCGGCGGAGACACTGCCTTGTATTCCGGGATCCCAATCAGTCCAACGCCCTTCATTTCGCATCCTGACAATTTAAAAGACTTTTACAGAACCGGAGTGACCACCATAAACTCGGTCGCCATTGGTGACGCTTTCTCAGGGACTTCTTCCGGAAATTACCGACTGGCCTTTACTGATTTACGCAGTGAGTCCATCATCCCTGGGGTGAATCTGGATCGACAGACCGTAGCCGCAAAGCTTCAGTTCCGCCCCAATACCAAGACCAGCTTTAAAGCGAGCATCAACTATGTCTATTCGACCAGCGACAATCGACCCAGTAATGGTTACGGAAGTGAAAACGTGAATTATTCTCTTGTGGCCTGGGGTCCGCGATCACTCAATATCAATAACCTCAGGAATTACTGGCAGCCTGGTCTTGAAGGCATCCAACAATATTCCTTCAATTACACCTTTTTTGACAATCCTTACTTCATTCTGTATGAAAACAGAAACTCCTTTCAACGAGACCGGGTATTTGGGAATCTATCCGTCAAGCATCAGTTCAATGATCACCTGAGCCTGGCCCTTCGTACTGGGATGGATTATTCCAGTGAAACCCGTCAATTGAGAAGAGCCTTTAGTTCCAATCGATTCCGAAACGGGGGCTATGCGGAACACGATGTATTCTATCGAGAGATCAATACCGATTTTTTACTGAATTACAATCGACAATTGGGCGATTTCAGCCTTGACCTCTCTCTGGGTGGCAATCGATTTGACCAAACAGCGTCTACAAAACAGGCACAAACGGTTAATCTTGCTCAACCCGGAATTTTCAATCTGAACAACGCCGCCTCTCCCATTGATGTATTTCAATTTGAATCCCGCAAACGGATCAATTCCTTCTACGGGCTCGCAAAACTGGGTTATAAGAACTTCTTATTTCTCGACCTGACCGGGAGAAATGACTGGTCCAGTGCACTGGCAACGCCATTTTCCCTAGACGGAACTTCCTTTTTCTATCCTTCAGCTTCCCTAAGCTTTATAGCCTCAGAAGTTATGGCCCTCCCTCAAGCGATCTCCTTTGCCCAACTTCGGGCCAGTGTAGCTCAGGTAGGGAACGACACCAATGCCTATCAGACCAGCGGAGCCTTTGTAGCGCAAACACCATTTAATGGACAACCTACCTTCAGTAATCAGGATTTTATTCCGAACAGCAATTTGCTGCCGGAGCAAACCACAGCCTTTGAAGTAGGTACCGATCTGCGCTTTTTTAAAGATCAGTTACGCTTCGACTTCACCTATTACAATGCACTTACGGAAGATCAGATCATTTCTCTGCCCATCCCTATTTCTTCAGGCTATGAGCAGCAGGTGGTCAATGGAGGAGCTGTACGCACCACGGGGGTCGAACTGGTCATTGGATCCACTCCCCTGATCTCTGCTGATTTTCGCTGGAACAGTACCATCAATTTCAGCACCACCCGATCTGTAGTGGAAGAGTTGCCTCAGAGCGATGGCCGACTTACTCTGGCCTACAGCCGAATTTACGACAGTGCTAATCAAACGGTTTGGTTTCAGGTGGAAGAAGGAGGACAACTAGGCGACTTGTACGGTACGGGTTACCTGCGCAATGAAAATGGAGATTTTATCATTGACGAAAACGGCCGCTTTATCGCAGACAACACCTTGCGTAAACTGGGTAACTATACCCCTGATTTTCTTCTAGGTTGGAACAATGAGTTTCACTATCAAAATTGGTCTTTAAGTTTTCTTTTCGACTGGCGCCAGGGAGGAGAAATTGTCTCTCGAACCCGGGCTTTAGGTAATGTTGGAGGTCAGTTAGCCGAAACCCGTTTTAGACCCGAGGAAGGGATCATCGCAAATGGAGTGGTCAATCAGGGTACGACCGAAAATCCGGTTTTTGTACCCAATAACACGGCAGTCACCGCAGAAAGTTACTACCGCCAGTTCTATGATCGCAACCATGAAGAAAATAACGTTTACGACGCCTCGTATTTAAAATTGAGACAATTCCAATTGGGTTATTCCTTTGAGTTGCCTAAAGGTTTTATTGGGTTGAAAGAAGGGATGGACGTCAATCTTGCTTTTATTGGCCGCAACCTGTTTGCCATCACCGAAAATCCGCATTTTGATCCTGAGCAATTGGCGGTACAAGGTCAAGGCTTTGTAAGCGGGGTTGAAGATATGAGTTATGCCACATCTAGAAGTATCGGTTTTAAAGCCGGATTTAATTTTTAA